TTGTTAATGTTTAACGAGGAGTTGATGTAAATGTGACCACAGTTCATAGTCAAGGTTAAGAAAGTAAATCTTGAATAGCAGGGCAATAGAGTTATTCTCCATATTTAGAGCAACGTCAAGCACAGGTGTTTATTCATAAATAGTgtaatctttctctctccctctctctctctcactctccgtcTCTCAGGGTGGGTCAGTTGGAATTCTGATTGAGTGGAACTGTGATTTGGATAAGGACTACTCACAGTGTAATCCAGAGTACAGCTTTACTCGTTTGGATATGAACCTAAACAGCTCTGTCACATCAGGCTACAACTTCAGGTACATCTTGACATGCATTAAAGTAATGTTCCCAAACtgttgtataatttcagccagtagttttgaaagtggtgctcatGAGCCGAAACGGGTCCCCATTTTTTGTTGGTGTTGCAATTCGCATGATATTTTATGAATCCAATTTTACAACAGGTTTCaaatttgttgtgcttaagatcccTGTACTGCATCTTAAGCACATTTTACTTCATGCAGATATAATAATCCATGCACTAATTCTGAAAAGTTATTAGCTTGAGCTAATCAAGCTTGAGCTCTCTCCAAGTACTGTATTTAATGTCAGATCTATCTCTACCAAGCAGTTGTTGACATTTCTGTTCCAAACAGCTGATTCATTTGTTTTCCAGATATGCCCGTTATTACAAAGATGAAGCTGGAGAGAACTATCGGACTTTGTATAAAGTCTATGGGATTCGCTTTGATATCATGGTGAATGGACGGGTATGACAGTGATTCTAGCTACACTTACTTGTCTAATTGAATGGGTTGGTAGTAGTAATATTACAGTCTGTGTCAGATCAAATGTTCTTTGTTCTTTATTGTGTTCTTCAGGCTGGAAAATTCAATATCATTCCCACAGTAATAGCTATTGGGTCTGGGCTCGCTATTATGGGCATGGTAAGTAAATTTAATAGATTTGTGTTTTAATTTGTTTCCAATACACATGCTTGTCTATTTTCTCCCCCCCAAAAGATGTTTCTCTGTAATTCTGTTTCATGCAGCATGCCCAGGTTGGATGCTATCAAATGCTTTGAAATGCAATGCATTCGGGAagaattcagacctcttgactttttcaacattttgttacgttacagccttattctaaaatagatttttttttaaaatccatcatcaatccacacacaataccccataatgacaaagcaaaaacagatatatagttttttgcaaatgtattaaaaatgtaaaactgatatcacatttacataagtattcagaccctttactcagtactttgttgaagcacctttgtcagtgattacagcctcgagtcttgtttctcccattcttctctgcagatcctctctagctctgtaaggttggatggggagcatcgctgcacagctattttcaggtctccccagataTGTTCAATcaagttcaagtccaggctctggctgggcccttcagagacttgtcccaaagccactcctgtgttgtcttggctgtgtgcttatggtcgttgtccttttggaaggcgaaccttcgccccagtatgaggtcctgggctctctggagcaggttttcatcaaggatatagctgtactttgctccgttcatctttcccttgaatcctgactagtctcccagtccctgatgctgaacaacatccccacagcatgatgctgcattcttcaccgtagggatggtgccaggtttcctccagatgtgacgcttggcattcaggccaaaaagttcaatcttggtttcatcagaccaaagcatcttgcttctcatggtctgagagtcctttagatgccttttggcaaactccaagtgggctgtcatatgccttttactgaagaggggcttccatctggccactctaccataaaggcatgattggtggagtgctgcagagatgtttgtccttctggaaggttctcccatctccacagaggaactctggagctctttcagagtgaccatcgggttcttggtgacTTCcatgaccaaggaccttctcccctgattgctcagtttggctgggtggccaactctcggaagagtcttggtggatccaaacttcttccaattaagaatgatggaggccactgcagaaatgttttggtacccttccccagatctgtgcctcagcacaaacctgtctcggagctctacagacatttccttcgacctcgtggcttggtttttgctctgacatgcactgtcaactgtggaacctttatatagacaggtgtgtggctttccaaataatgtcaaatcaattgaatttaccacaggtggactccaatcaagttgtagaaacatctcaaggtttaTCCATGGAAACAAGATACACCTTaggtcaatttcaagtctcatagccaagggtctgaatagttatgtaaataaggtatttctgttttttatttgtaataaatttgcaaacatttctaaaaacctgtttttgctttgtcattatggggtactgtgtgtagattgatgaggatttgtatttaatttcatccattttatagtaaggctgtaatgtaacaaaatatgtaaAATGTCAAGggatttgaatactttctgaatgcactgtatcaccACAAGAGGGCGATCCCCTATCGTTTTTCATACAATATACTAATCTTCTTCATTCCAAATCGATCCCTATCCCCTTGTTTGTAGATCTGAAACATTTGTGTAGGTCTAAGCAATATCGCTACATTTTCTTTTCACTGTCTAAACCTGTCATATCTACAGGAGTACCTTGGGTGTATAGGGGTCAATTTGGCATTCAGAAGCCCTCTGCCCCCTGGCAAAATGTTTTAGTGCCCTATTTCAGTCTTATTTATCTGAGGAGACAGCTCATTGAAGTCTGCTGTACACATCCACAGGACagttagtgttttttttttttttcactatgGCCTGTGAAGTTGCCTGAAGCTTTATTGGGGGTGTTAGCCTTATTTCTATCATGATTAATGTGACTCTATTATATGTATTGACTTGAACCTTACCTTTGTTTCAGGGAAAATTTGCATGTGATATGATATTTGTCTACATGTTGAGCACGAGTTCCTTCTACCGAGACAGGAAATTTGAGATTCTCAAGTAAGACACTATGACATGGTATTACTACTAACTACAGAATTTACACGTTGTCGTTTATTCAGTAAAGTAAATCATTTCAGTCTTGGATTGTTTGCCTTGCTActtctttctgtctgtcagtaaaacaaataaaatatccCTTTAACAGGAAAGAACGGATCAAGAAGCACAAAGAGATTGCGAAGACATTGGTGAACCGAGACACAAGAAAACACAGGAAACATGCTGGGGAACAACACGAGCTTACCACACTCTCTCCAAAAAATGAGGAGAAACAGGACCCTAAAACCGGAGAGAAAAATGAGGTTCACATTCTCTCTCCACGAACTGTGGGGCAACGGTATAATACTCACCCTCCACGACACTAACTGATTAATTCAGAGTGAGACACCAGACTAGAAGCTGCACGTAGGACAACTTACTGTTGAGATGGCATAGTAGAATACACAACTTTGTGTACACAACCAATTCACTTTGATTTTACATGCAATTAAAACATTtggtagtgcatcagcagttCTTCTataatgtcagtcactgacagtaaCTCTATTagtccatgtcagctaacattttataAGATTGCTAGGTAAGTTAGTCTAGTCCGCTAtctaaacaagaatttgttcttaactgattttcctagttaaataaataaaataaaccttCAAGGCTGAATTACCTGCTGGGCTCAAAGGGAACATGCCCatgggccctgacctccaggggcccTTTACCTCCAGAaagcccccattgattttgtttatACACCcccagatatcatattaacatggcatttgtcaaggcaaaatgtgtagaactgcaggaaatgttatttaaaaaaaattccgCTTAGGGCTCCCAAAAGGCAAGAGGCAGCTCTGTgagacacatttttatttatcctttattaaCACAGGTTGTCCCATTGAGGTCAGAAGACCTGTTTTTCAAGAGAGACCCGATACAAAGAAGTTCTGCTATTGTCAAGATGTCTAAACTGGGTCCTGTAGCAGGTGGAAAGTAAAACGAGGGTGGGTGAGGTCCTGATCCCAATGcccaccctccttctcctcttccagcAGAGGTTACTGATGCTGATAAATGGCTCTGGTTTTCCTATGTCTCTCAGGAGTGATGTATGTCCTGATTGGACATGATGACTGATGGGGTGGAAAATAGAAATGCTCTCCTCTCCTTACACTTTTAGTGCTGCAATGATAATGCAGACACTCCAAGAAGCGAGATATTTATCAAAGAGAAAAAGCACTATTCTGTTTCTGATGTCTCATTTACTTGTTCCAAGATCGAATCATAATGCATCTGTTGATGGGTCAATTAGGCCATGCAATCAAACCATTGCAGAGTATTCAACTAGGTTATTATGCTGGCAGCGGTGTTCCTCCAAACCTTGACAGACCGCTTGTAGTAGAATGAAATCCTTGAGTCATATGATGGAATACATCGTGAGAGAACAGTTGCTTTTTAACACAATTGAAAAAATACACCGGGTATAAGGTTGTCTATCATAAATACTTCTCATTTGTGATTGCTTGTAACTTCTGCCTTGTCGTGTTCAATATGTCTGTAAATACAAAGCCAGAACTAGAGGAGTATGAGGCAAGTTGTTGAATGTATTTAATTTAAATGCAAAATATTGTATGATACTGCATTTTTAGGGCTAATGGCCATTGTTAGAACAATCATATCAGTTTTCTGCCAAATCTTATGATCAATAAATTATACAAACAGGTTGTATGGAGTTATTTATTTTGAAGGATCCAACCAGAGCTGTTATATCCTATTCACACTACTTGAAAAATGTTATCATCAGGCACATCACTCTGATGCCTACTACCCATCAATGTTTATTATAACATGTATCAACTGCTAGATGACAACATTTGGTAAATTCAGTTATCCTAGAGATGCAAAAGAGCAGAGCTAAACAATAACATACTGCAGCGGTTAACAGTTCAGTAAATGAGAGAAAGCAGGACATGTTTTAGTTTATGTATAAATAGAGTTGCTGACAGACATACTTCACGTAGCTGTATAATAAACAGTTAATCTAGCAAAGTATTTAATCAATCGCCTATATCTACAAAGTTTTGCGGGCAGTTAGACAATCATAATTGGATTTACATGACATTAGGTTTAAAACTTGCTCAACATTCTGGTCAATTTTATTAGTACACATGCACCATTCCGTAGAGGAAAGTCCAGAACAGGACGTAGGTAAAAAGACCTCCAACAAGCCCTCCTGTAAAGAGCATCCGCCGAGACTTGAAGCACTTGTTCCACCTGCGACTAGCCTTGATGatgagaagaagggagaggaggaacgaGGCGAGGAAATAGAAGATAAATCCGTACAGTCCTGTGAGCCCAAGGATGCCCGCTGTCGCCCCCGACAGAGCTGACACCGACGTCCGGCAGTAGTCCAGCACTGCGGCGTTGCCTCTCACAGCAACCTCACTGATGAACTGTGGTCCTTCTCGTTTCGCTACGACTGAGGCCATGTCGGCACCTCGTTTGTTTTCCAGCGATGACTGCTGCAAACAAGAGGTCATTAGAAAATCATTACATAATATTGAATGCTTACATTGCTGCATATACGTTATTGTATCGTACAAATTCTACATAATCTTGTTTAAAGCAAGCATTTTTGTCACTAGCGAACCGGCTTGCCAGCTGACATCTGGACACTGGGAGCTAACGTTAGCAGCTAGCAAGCGGTTTACTCACCGAATTAAAAATAATATAGAGTGCTTCGTTTACTTCACAAACACATCAAAGGCACATAGCTAGTTTGTGGCACTTAATATTCCATGTCAATGGATTTACTAACCCCTTCACTACTGGAATGTAATTACAGACCTAAAGCTGATTGTAGCTAAATGGCGCAAAGGTAACTGCGATGCGACCCGTCTTTCTGAATCTGCCTTTTTTGCGAAATGCATTCTGGGACTTTTGTTTTTGTATCAACTGCTCGTTTTTGATGAAGTCAGTGGATGTGCTTTTCAATTAAATTTAATCACACATTCATTTTCTTTAATTCAATTTTGTAATATCTTTAAACTATATTTGTTGTGAACTGTGACCAAAACGAACTTTGGTGTATGGTGTCCGACCTAGATCAAATTAGTAGCGCCCTCTGTTTACAATCGCTGGGCTCTGGATAAAATTTACAATAATTAATAGGCTCAGACGCAATCTCAGAAGCAGCTAACCATGGCGAACTATGTTCTGGACATAGATATAGGAATTACTTCAGTCAAAGTTGTGTTACTTGATATTAGATCAAAAACAGTAACGAATAGCTTATCTTTGCAAACCAAGACGGCTATCATCAGCGACGAAACGCATGTATGTagagtatcagtcaaaagtttggacacgcctactcattcaagggtgtttctttattttactattttctacattgtagaaaaatagtgaagacatcaaaactatgtaatggcacacatggaatcatgtaataaccaaaaaatgttaaacaatcaaaatatattttagatttttcaaagtagccaccttttgccttgatgacagctttgcacactcttggcattctctcaaccagcttcacctggaatgcttttccaacggtcttgaaggagttcccacatatgctgagcacttgttggctgcttttccttcactctgctgtccaactcatcccaacccatcttaattgggttgaggtcgggtgattgtggaggccaggtcatctgatgcagcactccatcattcttcttcttggtcaaatagcccttacacagcctggaggtgtgttgggtcattgtcctgttgaaaaacaaatgatagttccactaagctcaaaccagatgggatggcgtatcgctgcagaatgctgtggtagccatcctggttaggtgtgccttgaactaaaaataaatcactgatagtgtcaccagcaaagcaccatcacacctcctcctccatgtttcacagtgggaactacacatgcagagataatccgttcacctactctgcgtcttacaaagacacggcttttggaaccaaaaatctcaagtttggattcatcagaccaaaggacagatttccacttgtctaatggcccaagcaagtctcttcttattattggtgtcctttagtagtggtttctttgtagcaattcgaccaaGAAAGCCTGATttaagcagtctcctctgaacagttgacgctgagatgtgtctgttacttgaactcggtgaagcatttatttgggctggaatttcttaggctggtaactctaatggatTTATCATCTGCAGtataggtaactctgggtcttccttttctgtgggggtcctcatgagagccagtttcatcatagcgcttgatggtttttgcggctgcatttgaagaaactttcaaagttcctgaCGTTTTCtggatttactgaccttcatgtcttaaagtaatgatagactgtaatttctctttgcttatttgagctgttcttgccataatttggactctgtcttttaccaaatagggctatcttctgtgtaccacccctaccttgtcacaacgcattaagaaggaaagaaattccacaactgaacttttaacaaggcacgcctctcaattgaaatgcattccaggtgactacctcatgaaactgattgaaagaatgccaagagtgtgcaaagctgtcatcaaggccaaaggttgctactatgaagaatctcaaatataaaatatattttgatttgtttaacacttttttggttactacattattccatatgtgttatttcatagttatggcgtcttcactactattctacaatgtagaaaatagtaaaaaataaagataaaccctttaataagtaggtgtgtccaaactgcaacctttcagttactggcccaacactcttaaccgctaggctacctgccacttaaAGGATTCTACAAAAACAAACGATTCTAGCTTTAATTGTGCAGCCTTTTTAGCAGTTTAAGCTGCTGTGCGTTTGTTCTCATATTGTATATAATCCTGTTGATGTATagatttctttaaaaaatatatgattGGGTTTTCTTTTGCAGGCCAAAAAGCAGGACACTTGACAAATCATAACAACTCTGAATGAGTGCATCACATCTCTGCCTAGAGACAAGCTCCAGAATGTCTTGTAGAATTGGGGTGTCTGGACAAATGCATGCGGTTATATTCTGGAAAGcccaaaaaggttaaaaaaaattgggTCATAAATAGTGTGTCACCAACTATTAAGCCTATGTGATATAGATTTTTGATTTAGAAAATACCAGATCTCTTTATCCAAACAAGTCCTTTATGATCACTGTATACCCTCAGGCTCTTCAGACCTAGAGACACCAGTCAGCTGATCACCCGGCAGGATGGGTGCTGCAACTGTAATTTCCTGTGTACTCTTCCAAACCCAGACTCACATGTCATCATAGCCACGGGATTTGATTGTGA
Above is a window of Oncorhynchus tshawytscha isolate Ot180627B linkage group LG30, Otsh_v2.0, whole genome shotgun sequence DNA encoding:
- the LOC112228565 gene encoding ER membrane protein complex subunit 6, whose product is MASVVAKREGPQFISEVAVRGNAAVLDYCRTSVSALSGATAGILGLTGLYGFIFYFLASFLLSLLLIIKASRRWNKCFKSRRMLFTGGLVGGLFTYVLFWTFLYGMVHVY